The following proteins come from a genomic window of Labeo rohita strain BAU-BD-2019 chromosome 25, IGBB_LRoh.1.0, whole genome shotgun sequence:
- the ces2b gene encoding fatty acyl-CoA hydrolase precursor, medium chain encodes MTMRGSVLISLCILIQLSLQNTVKAEDGPVLQTKFGALKGEYVKAKGKDTVVHSYLGIPFAKPPMGPLRFSPPQPAEKWTVVRDATKQPLMCLQDKQLVKDLVANTSMSVEVPDSSEDCLYLNVYTPSKPGSNDKLPVMVWIHGGGFYLCSASIFDGHVLAAYQDVVVVLIQYRLGLLGFFSTGDEHAPGNYGLLDQVAALQWVQENIHSFGGDPGLVTIFGESAGGVSVSLHVLSPLSANLFHHAIAESGTAAMDGTSNPNPLALAQAVGNLSGCDISSTKKIVDCLMQLTEDDILKITLEHPMLRFGVTMDGRFLSKPAAELLESHEFNKVPLITGITDDEWGYIMTDFFSPPGWTDGMDMEQIMPILTMFNPTLQDESVAELVLNEYLGASPDRIKIRDGFREMLGDFMFNIPARKLANYHKDTGAPVYVYEFQHTPSILQKKRPSFAGSDHTDEIAFVFGSCFANGHLKLEGELSEEENELCKTVMAYWGNFARTGSPNGPGLTKWPKYGAEAEYLGIGLQQKPGKDLKGKHFTFMTQTLPQIIKERKEGPVVHTKLGSLRGAFLTVKGKDTIVNSYLGVPFAKPPVGPLRLARPQPVEKWDGVRDATKQPPMCLQDRQVSVVEFEFLAMDVEIPEVSEDCLYLNIYTPVKPGEEAKLPVMVWIHGGGLSLGSASVYDGSVLSAYQDVVVVLIQYRLGLLGFFSTGDEHAPGNYGFLDQVAALQWIQENIHSFGGDPGSVTIFGESAGGMSVSTLILSPLASGLFHRAIAESGTAFWDGFVMGNPLLRAQNTAKLCKCDSSSSSEIVDCIMRWSEEEVLECSNQFVMMYFSLAVDSYFLPKPVEEIVKKQEFSKVPLITGITNDEFGFLLTGYFAGKGWIDGIDKEQAINDLTLIYPDPRDRWIIDLVANEYLGDTSDPIQIRDIYREMMGDLMFNIPAVQMAKYHSDLACSCGAEVVYMELYAHQGVEPENQSSSRDFFRRCQAHAPSLCRASEYDDAPYSGNLWFSITMKMLSFRAFLRIARTTYPHSGRHERKMTLVLHKYESRAPGAFPDAKPMHPHSSGYQSKMMHPILGIDGSP; translated from the exons GACCTGTCCTGCAAACCAAGTTTGGGGCCCTGAAAGGTGAATATGTGAAAGCAAAGGGAAAGGACACAGTTGTCCACTCCTATCTGGGCATTCCGTTTGCCAAGCCACCCATGGGCCCATTGAGATTTTCTCCTCCACAGCCTGCAGAGAAATGGACCGTAGTGAGAGACGCTACAAAGCAGCCGTTAAT GTGTCTGCAGGATAAGCAGTTAGTTAAAGACTTGGTAGCTAATACGTCTATGAGTGTAGAGGTTCCTGACTCATCAGAGGACTGTCTTTACCTGAACGTCTACACACCTTCTAAACCTGGATCAAATGACAAGTTGCCT GTTATGGTTTGGATTCATGGGGGAGGTTTTTATCTATGCTCAGCTTCCATTTTTGATGGACATGTTTTGGCTGCTTATCAGGATGTAGTTGTAGTCCTGATTCAATACAGGCTTGGTCTGCTTGGATTTTTCAG CACGGGAGATGAACATGCGCCAGGAAACTATGGTCTTCTGGATCAGGTTGCAGCTCTTCAGTGGGTTCAGGAGAACATCCACAGCTTTGGTGGAGATCCTGGATTAGTGACCATCTTTGGAGAGTCTGCTGGAGGAGTCAGTGTGTCTTTACAT gttcTTTCTCCATTATCGGCAAATCTCTTCCATCATGCCATTGCAGAGAGCGGTACGGCAGCAATGGATGGGACATCAAATCCCAACCCTCTGGCATTAGCTCAG GCTGTAGGAAATTTATCTGGCTGTGATATTTCCAGCACCAAGAAAATTGTTGACTGTTTGATGCAGCTGACAGAAGACGACATATTGAAGATCACTTTG GAGCATCCAATGCTTCGTTTTGGAGTGACAATGGATGGCCGGTTCCTTTCCAAACCTGCAGCAGAGCTTCTTGAATCCCACGAGTTTAACAAAGTGCCTCTGATCACTGGAATCACTGATGATGAGTGGGGTTATATTATGACTGAc TTCTTTTCACCTCCAGGATGGACAGATGGGATGGATATGGAGCAGATCATGCCAATTTTAACCATGTTTAATCCTACT CTTCAAGATGAGTCAGTTGCTGAGCTTGTTTTAAATGAGTATCTGGGTGCATCTCCTGACAGGATCAAAATCAGAGATGGTTTTCGAGAGATGTTAGGAGACTTTATGTTCAACATCCCAGCTCGCAAACTGGCAAATTACCACAAAG ATACCGGTGCACCAGTATATGTGTATGAATTCCAGCATACTCCCAGCATACTTCAAAAGAAAAGACCCAGTTTTGCTGGAAGTGACCATACAGATgaaattgcatttgtttttggTTCTTGCTTTGCAAATGGACATTTAAAGCTGGAAG GTGAACTCTCAGAAGAAGAGAATGAACTTTGTAAAACTGTCATGGCGTATTGGGGAAACTTTGCTCGCACTGG GTCTCCGAATGGTCCGGGCCTCACAAAGTGGCCTAAATATGGAGCTGAGGCTGAGTATCTCGGCATTGGACTGCAACAAAAACCTGGGAAAGACCTGAAGGGAAAACACTTCACTTTTATGACTCAAACCCTTCCGCAGATAATAAAAGAGCGAAAGGAAG GACCTGTAGTACACACCAAATTAGGATCTCTGAGAGGTGCCTTCCTGACTGTTAAGGGCAAGGACACAATTGTCAACAGCTACTTAGGCGTACCGTTTGCCAAGCCCCCTGTGGGCCCCCTGAGACTGGCTCGGCCCCAGCCTGTAGAGAAATGGGACGGAGTGAGAGATGCGACCAAACAGCCACCCAT GTGCCTCCAGGACAGGCAAGTTAGTGTGGTTGAATTTGAGTTTCTTGCTATGGATGTGGAGATTCCCGAGGTATCAGAAGACTGCTTGTATCTCAACATCTACACTCCAGTCAAACCTGGTGAAGAGGCAAAGCTACCA GTGATGGTTTGGATTCATGGTGGAGGACTTTCTCTTGGTTCAGCTTCAGTTTACGACGGCTCCGTTCTGTCAGCGTATCAGGATGTGGTTGTGGTGCTGATTCAGTACAGACTGGGTCTGCTGGGATTCTTTAG cACGGGAGATGAACATGCGCCAGGAAACTATGGTTTCCTGGATCAGGTTGCTGCTCTTCAGTGGATTCAGGAGAACATCCATAGCTTCGGTGGAGATCCTGGATCTGTGACCATCTTTGGAGAGTCTGCTGGAGGAATGAGTGTATCCACACTG ATCCTTTCGCCATTGGCTTCTGGTCTGTTTCATCGTGCCATTGCAGAAAGTGGGACTGCTTTTTGGGATGGTTTTGTGATGGGTAATCCTTTACTGAGGGCTCAG AATACAGCCAAATTATGTAAATGTGACAGCAGCAGCTCATCTGAGATCGTTGACTGCATCATGCGCTGGTCTGAGGAGGAAGTTCTGGAATGTTCCAATCAG TTTGTGATGATGTACTTCAGTCTGGCTGTGGATTCTTATTTCCTTCCCAAACCTGTGGAGGAGATCGTAAAGAAGCAAGAGTTCAGTAAAGTTCCTCTCATCACAGGAATTACCAATGATGAGTTTGGCTTTTTATTgacgggg TATTTTGCGGGTAAAGGATGGATTGATGGGATTGATAAAGAGCAAGCCATAAATGACTTGACCTTGATATATCCTGAT CCCAGGGATCGATGGATCATTGATCTGGTGGCGAACGAGTACCTGGGCGACACAAGCGACCCCATTCAAATCCGAGACATTTATAGAGAGATGATGGGTGACCTGATGTTCAACATCCCTGCCGTCCAAATGGCAAAATACCACAGTG ATCTCGCCTGCAGCTGCGGTGCGGAGGTGGTTTACATGGAGCTCTATGCACATCAGGG AGTAGAACCAGAGAACCAGAGTAGCTCTAGGGACTTTTTCAGACGATGCCAAGCCCATGCACCCTCACTCTGCCGGGCATCAGAGTATGATGACGCACCCTACTCTGGGAATTTATGGTTCTCCATAACCATGAAAATGCTGAGCTTCAGGGCTTTTTTGAGAATTGCCAGGACCACGTACCCTCACTCTGGCAG GCATGAGAGGAAGATGACTCTGGTTCTCCATAAGTACGAAAGCCGAGCTCCAGGGGCTTTTCCAGATGCCAAGCCCATGCACCCTCACTCTAGTGGGTATCAGAGTAAAATGATGCACCCTATTCTGGGAATTGATGGTTCTCCATAA